The Microbacterium sp. LWH7-1.2 genome window below encodes:
- a CDS encoding putative zinc-binding metallopeptidase: MTSQPRCPHCRHFVYLDTLQCPNCEAAIGYHIPTREFYGIRHGQAVIGGETWYTCSNREWACNWLVWENAPAGRCFSCRLTRRRPAADDTVALEKLAKTEEAKRRLLLQLADLGLPIVGWDVEKGGLGFDLISSLSDGKPVTIGHANGIITIDLAESLDDRREALRVRLGEPYRTILGHLRHEVGHYYQNVLLADDELWTRCRELFGDERASYRDALKRHYTFGAPSDWHAAFISEYATMHPWEDFAETFAHYLHITGTLQTAAVIGIHLDASVTNLRDTDVVPLESYENEPIQRLLTDWEWLSQAFNRINRSMGFGDLYPFTIVTPVRHKLAFVHDIVTRAPLSPGEQYTLAMAGAGAGETGTS; the protein is encoded by the coding sequence GTGACCTCGCAGCCCCGCTGTCCGCACTGTCGCCACTTCGTCTACCTGGACACGCTGCAGTGTCCGAACTGCGAAGCCGCGATCGGCTACCACATCCCGACGCGTGAGTTCTACGGAATCCGCCACGGGCAGGCTGTCATCGGCGGCGAGACCTGGTACACCTGCTCGAACCGTGAGTGGGCGTGCAACTGGCTCGTGTGGGAGAACGCTCCCGCCGGCCGCTGCTTCTCGTGCCGGCTCACCCGACGCCGTCCCGCCGCCGACGACACCGTCGCCCTCGAGAAGCTCGCGAAGACCGAGGAGGCCAAGCGACGGCTGCTCCTGCAGCTCGCCGACCTGGGCCTGCCGATCGTCGGCTGGGACGTCGAGAAGGGCGGCCTCGGGTTCGACCTGATCTCGAGCCTCTCCGACGGCAAGCCGGTGACCATCGGGCACGCCAACGGCATCATCACGATCGACCTGGCCGAGAGCCTCGATGATCGACGGGAAGCCCTTCGGGTCCGGCTCGGCGAGCCGTACCGCACGATCCTCGGGCACCTCCGCCACGAGGTCGGGCACTACTACCAGAACGTCCTCCTCGCCGACGACGAGCTCTGGACGCGGTGCCGCGAGCTGTTCGGCGACGAGCGCGCGAGCTATCGGGACGCACTGAAGCGCCATTACACGTTCGGCGCCCCGTCCGACTGGCACGCGGCGTTCATCTCGGAGTACGCGACGATGCACCCGTGGGAGGACTTCGCCGAGACGTTCGCCCACTACCTCCACATCACCGGCACACTGCAGACCGCAGCGGTCATCGGAATCCATCTCGACGCCTCCGTGACGAATCTCCGCGACACGGATGTCGTGCCGCTCGAGTCGTATGAGAACGAGCCCATCCAGCGGCTTCTCACCGACTGGGAGTGGCTGTCGCAGGCGTTCAATCGCATCAACCGGTCGATGGGCTTCGGCGACCTGTACCCGTTCACGATCGTGACGCCGGTGCGGCACAAGCTCGCGTTCGTCCACGACATCGTGACGCGCGCGCCGCTGAGCCCGGGGGAGCAGTACACCCTCGCGATGGCCGGTGCCGGGGCGGGGGAGACGGGGACGTCATGA
- a CDS encoding acyl-CoA dehydrogenase family protein, translated as MTSFARGQRVIGAATHYVENQPSWRVEVDEYTLNAPLAAAVGAFGAEWADEGLREAGVLVGSDSFQRDAHLANVHTPVAHAHDRWGYRLDEVEYDPSYHRVIAEAVSRGAHTSAWAAPRAGAHVARAAMFMLFAQVEPGHACPVSMTHAAVASIEGSPWVAGEWLPRLYSREYEPRLAVDGGKSSALIGMAMTEKQGGSDVRAGTTVGESMGGHAYQLTGHKWFCSAPMSDGFLVLAHTRSRGVDEGLTCVFVPRMLPHDMRNVFRIQRLKDKLGNRANASAEVEFDGTVGFLVGEPGRGVRAIIEMVQRTRLDCVLGTAAGMRQSVAEAVWHARGREAFGALLVDQPAMTGVLADLALEYEAAMLTGLRLAQLFEAEASDRDVALRRLATPVSKYWVCKRGPHHAYEALECLGGNGYTETFPLARRYREQPVMAIWEGSGNVIALDVLRALTRDRESEAAFADELATTAGASAVLDRHVERTLALLERLVAAPDEAPSQARRLSEDLALAFQASLMLRHAPGLDADTFIAARLGDDRGAQYGVLPSGTDAAAIVARH; from the coding sequence ATGACGTCGTTCGCGCGGGGACAGCGGGTGATCGGTGCGGCGACGCACTACGTCGAGAACCAGCCGTCCTGGCGCGTCGAGGTCGACGAGTACACGCTCAACGCGCCGCTCGCCGCAGCCGTCGGGGCGTTCGGGGCGGAGTGGGCCGACGAAGGGCTCCGGGAAGCGGGCGTGCTGGTCGGGTCGGACTCGTTCCAGCGGGATGCCCACCTCGCGAACGTGCACACCCCCGTCGCGCACGCCCACGACCGCTGGGGCTATCGCCTCGACGAGGTCGAGTACGACCCGTCGTATCACCGGGTGATCGCGGAAGCGGTCTCCCGGGGTGCACACACCTCGGCGTGGGCCGCCCCGCGTGCCGGAGCCCACGTCGCCCGCGCGGCGATGTTCATGCTGTTCGCGCAGGTCGAACCCGGGCACGCGTGCCCGGTCTCGATGACGCACGCCGCGGTCGCCTCGATCGAGGGTTCGCCGTGGGTCGCCGGCGAGTGGCTTCCACGCCTCTACTCGCGGGAGTACGAACCACGACTCGCCGTCGACGGCGGCAAGTCGAGCGCCCTCATCGGGATGGCGATGACCGAGAAGCAGGGAGGCTCCGACGTGCGCGCGGGCACCACCGTGGGCGAGTCGATGGGCGGGCACGCCTACCAGCTCACCGGCCACAAGTGGTTCTGCTCGGCGCCGATGTCGGACGGCTTCCTCGTGCTGGCCCACACCCGCAGCCGCGGCGTGGACGAGGGACTCACCTGTGTGTTCGTGCCCCGCATGCTGCCGCACGACATGCGGAACGTGTTCCGCATCCAGCGGCTGAAAGACAAGCTCGGCAACCGCGCGAACGCCTCGGCGGAGGTCGAGTTCGACGGCACCGTCGGCTTCCTCGTCGGCGAGCCCGGACGCGGAGTCCGGGCGATCATCGAGATGGTCCAGCGCACGCGCCTGGACTGCGTGCTCGGCACGGCCGCGGGCATGCGGCAGTCGGTCGCCGAAGCGGTGTGGCACGCGCGCGGACGCGAGGCGTTCGGCGCTCTCCTTGTCGACCAGCCCGCGATGACCGGCGTGCTCGCCGACCTCGCCCTGGAGTACGAGGCCGCGATGCTCACCGGCCTGCGCCTCGCGCAGCTCTTCGAGGCCGAGGCATCCGATCGCGATGTCGCCCTGCGCCGCCTCGCCACCCCGGTGTCGAAGTACTGGGTGTGCAAACGCGGGCCGCACCATGCCTACGAAGCGCTCGAGTGCCTCGGCGGGAACGGCTACACCGAGACCTTCCCCCTGGCCCGGCGCTACCGCGAGCAGCCCGTCATGGCGATCTGGGAGGGCTCCGGCAACGTCATCGCCCTCGACGTGCTGCGGGCGCTCACGCGCGACCGCGAGTCGGAGGCGGCTTTCGCCGACGAGCTCGCGACCACGGCGGGCGCCTCGGCGGTGCTCGATCGGCACGTGGAACGCACGCTCGCCCTACTGGAGCGCCTTGTGGCCGCTCCGGACGAGGCCCCGTCTCAGGCTCGCCGGCTCAGCGAGGATCTCGCGCTGGCGTTCCAGGCATCCCTCATGCTGCGCCACGCGCCCGGACTCGACGCCGACACGTTCATCGCCGCCCGGCTGGGCGACGATCGCGGGGCGCAGTACGGCGTGCTGCCGTCGGGGACGGATGCCGCCGCCATCGTCGCGCGCCACTGA
- a CDS encoding glycoside hydrolase family 3 N-terminal domain-containing protein, translated as MTAARRSILLAAVVAAVAIVCASCAATPTAKPSATSSPTATAAPTPEVAGLTPAEQVVSTMSLRERAASVVMGHIPTTDAAALRSYMESTDAGGFLLMGANIPADEAALEEITGALTVDPAQPPLIAVDQEGGDVSRLPWDDLPSPLELQQADPATVEAAYAGRGALVRQAGIPVSFGIVADVTADPNSFIHRRVLGTTPDTAAAHVAAAVVGEKGSVFSTLKHFPGHGAAPGDSHSSIPSTPMPLDQWRTTDALPFQAGVEAGAELLMFGHLAYTAVDPAPASLSPEWHRIARDELGFDGVSITDDLGMLEGSGLPAYADPVANAVDALAAGNDMVLTVVYSTPETAPQIVDGIVTAVESGAMPAERLEEAATRVMELRLAVAEAGEGELPCTTCADSDE; from the coding sequence GTGACTGCGGCGCGACGATCCATCCTGCTCGCCGCGGTCGTCGCGGCCGTGGCGATCGTCTGCGCGTCGTGCGCGGCGACCCCCACGGCGAAGCCGTCGGCGACCTCGTCTCCGACAGCCACCGCCGCTCCGACACCCGAGGTCGCCGGTCTCACGCCGGCCGAGCAGGTCGTGTCCACGATGTCGCTGCGGGAGCGCGCGGCGAGCGTCGTGATGGGTCACATTCCGACGACGGATGCTGCGGCCCTGCGCTCGTACATGGAATCCACCGACGCCGGCGGCTTCCTCCTGATGGGCGCGAACATCCCTGCCGACGAGGCGGCGCTCGAGGAGATCACCGGCGCGCTCACGGTCGACCCGGCGCAGCCGCCGCTGATCGCCGTCGACCAGGAGGGCGGAGACGTGTCGCGGCTCCCGTGGGACGACCTCCCGTCCCCGCTCGAGCTGCAGCAGGCCGATCCCGCCACCGTGGAGGCGGCGTACGCCGGCCGCGGCGCGCTCGTCCGCCAGGCCGGCATTCCCGTGAGCTTCGGCATCGTCGCGGACGTCACCGCCGACCCGAACTCGTTCATCCATCGCCGGGTCCTGGGTACGACGCCCGACACGGCCGCGGCGCACGTGGCTGCGGCCGTCGTAGGCGAGAAGGGCAGCGTCTTCTCGACCCTCAAGCACTTCCCGGGTCACGGCGCGGCGCCGGGAGACTCCCACTCGTCGATCCCGTCGACGCCGATGCCGCTCGACCAGTGGCGCACCACCGACGCGCTGCCGTTCCAGGCGGGGGTCGAGGCCGGCGCCGAGCTGCTCATGTTCGGTCATCTGGCGTACACCGCCGTCGATCCGGCGCCCGCGAGCCTCTCACCGGAATGGCACCGCATCGCGCGCGACGAGCTCGGCTTCGACGGCGTGTCGATCACGGACGATCTCGGCATGTTGGAAGGCTCGGGTCTGCCCGCGTACGCCGACCCCGTCGCGAACGCGGTCGACGCCCTCGCTGCAGGCAACGACATGGTGCTGACCGTGGTCTACTCGACGCCCGAGACAGCGCCGCAGATCGTCGACGGCATCGTCACCGCGGTGGAGTCGGGCGCCATGCCCGCCGAGCGACTGGAAGAGGCGGCGACACGCGTGATGGAGCTGCGACTCGCCGTCGCCGAGGCTGGAGAGGGCGAGCTCCCGTGCACGACGTGCGCGGATTCCGACGAATGA
- a CDS encoding 3-methyladenine DNA glycosylase, with protein MTIAPPEAPVLARAVWREREAAHEERARALTAAHRARAARQETHPVEDFLFTYYSYKPAVLHRWHPGEGVELADAAADARAAWRWYRPGGEAGALAVDGAGFRAERGALVGNVARILRATADRAPGFGCFGLHEWAMVYRQPEHRHPVPLRLGQDATDAVVEEHDLRCTHFDAFRFFTPEAVPRNREMLTREGQPELEQPGCLHAGMDLYKWAVKLGPLVPGEVLLDAFELARDIRVLDMRASPYDLADWGYDAVPIETAEGKAAYVRAQRGFAERGRVLRAGLVEIAGG; from the coding sequence GTGACGATCGCGCCTCCTGAAGCCCCGGTGCTGGCCCGCGCCGTATGGCGAGAGCGCGAGGCCGCCCACGAGGAGCGTGCTCGGGCCCTGACGGCGGCGCATCGTGCCCGCGCCGCACGCCAAGAGACGCACCCGGTCGAGGACTTCCTCTTCACGTACTACTCGTACAAGCCGGCAGTGCTGCACCGCTGGCATCCTGGCGAGGGTGTGGAGCTGGCGGATGCCGCCGCCGACGCGCGTGCCGCATGGCGCTGGTATCGTCCGGGTGGCGAGGCCGGAGCTCTCGCCGTCGACGGCGCGGGATTCCGTGCCGAGCGGGGAGCGCTCGTCGGGAACGTCGCGCGGATCCTCCGTGCCACCGCCGACCGAGCCCCCGGCTTCGGGTGCTTCGGTCTGCACGAGTGGGCCATGGTGTACCGGCAGCCGGAGCACCGGCATCCCGTCCCGCTGCGGCTGGGCCAGGACGCGACCGACGCCGTGGTCGAGGAGCACGACCTCCGCTGCACGCACTTCGACGCATTCCGGTTCTTCACGCCAGAGGCCGTCCCGCGCAATCGGGAGATGCTCACGCGCGAAGGTCAGCCTGAGCTCGAGCAGCCCGGCTGCCTCCACGCCGGCATGGACCTGTACAAGTGGGCGGTGAAGCTCGGGCCGCTCGTGCCGGGCGAGGTGCTGCTCGATGCATTCGAGCTGGCCCGGGACATCCGCGTGCTCGACATGCGCGCGTCGCCCTACGACCTCGCGGACTGGGGTTATGACGCCGTTCCGATCGAGACCGCGGAGGGCAAGGCCGCCTACGTGCGGGCGCAGCGAGGCTTCGCGGAGCGCGGACGGGTCCTTCGCGCCGGCCTCGTCGAGATCGCCGGCGGCTGA
- a CDS encoding SOS response-associated peptidase — protein MCGRFVVASAGSDLVGVLRVDVEGDDLPEPSYNVAPTSSAAIVLDSAKTEPPTRRLEAARWGLIPSWAKDTKIGARAFNARAEELEDKPMFRGALEKRRAVVPVSGYYEWKNVDGVKIPHYIHPADGEPLFLAGLYEWWRDKTKGDDDPERWLLSFTILTRDSIGHLGSIHDRMPLFLDPDHADAWLDPTTDNVRDVLDAAIDAAPALAETLDDHEVSKAVGNVRNNSPELIEPVET, from the coding sequence ATGTGCGGACGCTTCGTAGTGGCCAGTGCCGGTTCCGATCTCGTCGGAGTGCTGCGCGTCGATGTCGAGGGCGACGACCTTCCCGAGCCGTCCTACAACGTGGCTCCGACCAGCAGCGCTGCGATCGTGCTCGACTCGGCGAAGACCGAGCCCCCCACGCGCCGTCTCGAGGCGGCCCGCTGGGGCCTCATTCCTTCATGGGCGAAAGACACCAAGATCGGCGCGCGGGCGTTCAACGCCCGGGCCGAGGAGCTGGAGGACAAGCCGATGTTCCGCGGCGCGCTGGAGAAGCGCCGCGCCGTGGTGCCCGTGTCGGGCTACTACGAGTGGAAGAACGTCGACGGCGTGAAGATCCCGCACTACATCCACCCGGCCGACGGCGAGCCGCTGTTCCTCGCCGGGCTCTACGAGTGGTGGCGCGACAAGACAAAGGGTGACGACGACCCTGAGCGCTGGCTGCTGAGCTTCACGATCCTCACCCGCGACTCGATCGGGCACCTCGGCTCTATCCACGACCGCATGCCGCTGTTCCTCGATCCCGACCACGCCGACGCGTGGCTCGACCCCACGACCGACAACGTGCGCGACGTGCTCGACGCGGCGATCGACGCGGCTCCTGCCCTCGCCGAAACGCTCGACGACCACGAGGTCTCGAAGGCCGTCGGCAACGTGCGCAACAACTCGCCGGAGCTCATCGAGCCTGTCGAGACGTGA
- a CDS encoding phosphatase domain-containing protein, producing MPHTDPENVRAKILWLARLEYRFHAWRERRARRRGQTPTVAPFPGYGGPGWVRVLGRVMIVPPVKETASGEYAGVRGWRSFAAVPIGYAAVTVSIAGVDHAVVADRGGVIDTRLPADLEPGWQTFTMSVEGGEPVETRAFIVGPDVRFGIVSDVDDTVMVTAIPRPLLAAWNSFVVNEHARQPVPGMAVLMERVVRENPGAPLVYLSTGAWNIAPTLIRFLSRHVFPPGALLLTDWGPTHDRWFRSGKAHKLSNLRRLAEEFPHVRWLLIGDDGQHDDAIYTTFTDEHPSRVVAVAIRRLSPAEAVLAGGRTAVNDHAAAAVPWVSENDGAGLLERLEAVGVLGAAGALEA from the coding sequence GTGCCCCACACCGACCCCGAGAACGTGCGCGCCAAAATCTTGTGGCTCGCCCGCCTGGAGTACCGGTTCCACGCATGGCGCGAACGGCGTGCCCGCCGCCGTGGGCAGACGCCCACCGTCGCCCCCTTCCCGGGCTACGGCGGACCCGGCTGGGTGCGCGTCCTCGGCCGGGTGATGATCGTCCCGCCGGTGAAGGAGACCGCGTCCGGCGAATACGCCGGCGTGCGCGGCTGGCGCAGCTTCGCGGCTGTCCCCATCGGCTACGCGGCGGTCACGGTGAGCATCGCGGGGGTGGATCACGCGGTCGTCGCCGACCGTGGCGGCGTGATCGACACGCGGCTCCCCGCCGATCTCGAGCCGGGCTGGCAGACGTTCACGATGTCGGTCGAGGGCGGCGAACCGGTCGAGACGCGGGCGTTCATCGTCGGTCCCGACGTCCGCTTCGGCATCGTCTCGGACGTGGACGACACGGTCATGGTCACGGCCATCCCCCGCCCGCTCCTCGCCGCCTGGAACTCGTTCGTGGTCAACGAGCACGCCCGCCAGCCCGTCCCAGGCATGGCGGTGCTCATGGAGCGCGTCGTCCGCGAGAACCCCGGTGCACCGCTCGTCTACCTCTCCACGGGAGCGTGGAACATCGCGCCGACGCTCATTCGCTTCCTCAGCCGCCATGTCTTCCCGCCGGGCGCCCTCCTCCTGACCGACTGGGGCCCGACCCACGACCGCTGGTTCCGCAGCGGCAAGGCCCACAAGCTCTCGAATCTGCGCCGCCTGGCCGAGGAGTTCCCGCACGTGCGGTGGCTGCTCATCGGCGACGACGGGCAGCACGACGACGCGATCTACACCACGTTCACCGACGAGCACCCCTCCCGTGTCGTGGCTGTCGCGATCCGGCGCCTGTCCCCCGCCGAGGCGGTGCTGGCCGGCGGCCGCACCGCCGTGAACGACCACGCGGCGGCCGCAGTGCCGTGGGTGAGCGAGAACGACGGCGCAGGCCTGCTGGAACGGCTGGAGGCTGTCGGCGTCCTCGGCGCCGCCGGAGCGCTCGAAGCCTGA